The Streptomyces sp. NBC_00670 genome window below encodes:
- a CDS encoding D-glycero-alpha-D-manno-heptose-1,7-bisphosphate 7-phosphatase, translating into MTVTTPFGGPPAPRAVLFDRDGTLVEDVPYNGDPERVRPVAGAREALALLRERGIRTGVVSNQSGVARGLIRAADVVRVNARVDALLGPFDDWAVCPHGPDDGCSCRKPAPGLVLAAAGRLGVPVENCVVVGDIGADIEAARRAGTYGVLVPTPVTRPEEIAAAPHVAPDLLTAVRGLLAGEHATAAVPAVPGRPL; encoded by the coding sequence ATGACCGTCACGACACCCTTCGGCGGCCCGCCCGCGCCGCGCGCCGTGCTGTTCGACCGGGACGGGACGCTCGTGGAGGACGTGCCCTACAACGGGGACCCCGAGCGGGTCCGGCCCGTCGCCGGGGCGCGGGAGGCGCTGGCGCTGCTGCGGGAGCGCGGCATCCGGACCGGCGTCGTCAGCAACCAGTCCGGGGTGGCACGCGGGCTGATCCGCGCCGCCGACGTCGTACGGGTCAACGCGCGCGTCGACGCCCTGCTCGGGCCGTTCGACGACTGGGCGGTGTGCCCGCACGGCCCCGACGACGGCTGCTCCTGCCGCAAACCCGCCCCCGGGCTCGTGCTCGCCGCCGCCGGGCGGCTCGGCGTGCCCGTCGAAAACTGCGTCGTCGTCGGCGACATCGGCGCCGACATCGAGGCCGCCCGCCGCGCCGGAACGTACGGCGTGCTCGTACCGACCCCGGTGACCCGGCCGGAGGAGATCGCCGCCGCGCCGCACGTGGCACCGGACCTGCTGACGGCCGTCCGCGGGCTGCTGGCCGGCGAGCACGCCACCGCCGCCGTACCCGCCGTGCCCGGGAGGCCCCTGTGA
- a CDS encoding glycosyltransferase family 2 protein translates to MTGPTEALEPLYAVVIPTLVRDTLADCLAALVAATGPRPAEIVLVDDRPEADADPAALEHPLRVLGELRDRTRVLTSGGRGPAAARNTGARTVGAPWTVFLDDDVQVGPHWCAQLAEDIGEAPDDTAGIQGVIAVPLPGERRPTDWERGTAGLAEARWITADMAYRTAVLKEVGGFDERFRRAFREDADLALRVLDAGWGIRRGRRTTRHPVRPADRWVSLRAQRGNADDALMGRLHGPDWWVEAAAPRGRIRSHVAVTAAGAGACVLAALGRPRAAAALGLGWALGTAEFAWSRIAPGPRTRYEVDTMLATSVLIPPAATWHRLTGTWRHRRAPAWREATS, encoded by the coding sequence ATGACGGGCCCCACCGAAGCGCTCGAGCCCCTGTACGCGGTGGTGATACCGACGCTGGTCCGCGACACGCTCGCCGACTGCCTCGCCGCGCTCGTCGCCGCGACCGGGCCGCGGCCGGCCGAGATCGTCCTCGTCGACGACCGGCCGGAGGCGGACGCGGACCCCGCCGCGCTCGAACACCCGCTCCGGGTCCTCGGCGAACTCCGCGACCGCACCCGGGTGTTGACCAGCGGCGGCCGCGGTCCCGCCGCCGCCCGCAACACCGGGGCGCGGACCGTCGGCGCGCCCTGGACGGTCTTCCTCGACGACGACGTCCAGGTCGGACCGCACTGGTGCGCCCAGCTCGCCGAGGACATCGGGGAGGCCCCCGACGACACCGCCGGCATCCAGGGCGTCATCGCCGTGCCGCTGCCCGGCGAACGCCGCCCCACCGACTGGGAACGCGGCACCGCCGGGCTCGCCGAGGCGCGCTGGATCACCGCCGACATGGCCTACCGCACCGCCGTGCTCAAGGAGGTCGGCGGCTTCGACGAACGCTTCCGCCGCGCCTTCCGCGAGGACGCCGACCTCGCGCTGCGCGTCCTCGACGCCGGGTGGGGCATCCGGCGCGGGCGGCGCACCACCCGGCATCCGGTGCGGCCCGCCGACCGCTGGGTCTCGCTGCGCGCGCAGCGCGGCAACGCCGACGACGCGCTGATGGGCCGGCTGCACGGCCCCGACTGGTGGGTCGAGGCCGCCGCGCCGCGCGGCCGGATCCGCAGCCACGTCGCCGTCACGGCCGCCGGTGCGGGCGCCTGCGTCCTCGCCGCCCTCGGCCGGCCGCGCGCCGCCGCCGCGCTCGGCCTCGGCTGGGCCCTGGGCACCGCCGAGTTCGCCTGGTCCCGCATCGCGCCGGGACCGCGTACCCGGTACGAGGTCGACACGATGCTCGCGACCAGCGTCCTCATCCCGCCCGCCGCCACCTGGCACCGCCTCACCGGCACCTGGCGCCACCGGCGCGCACCCGCCTGGCGGGAGGCGACGTCATGA